A stretch of the Bradyrhizobium arachidis genome encodes the following:
- a CDS encoding thiamine pyrophosphate-binding protein gives MKNRITGRSAFLALLKDEGITHLFGNPGTTELPIMHALKDHPDLTYVMAMQESLVVAIADGFSRASGKLVACNVHVAPGLGNAMGSLYNAQFTGTPMILTAGQQEQGHGLMEPVLAGPLVRMAEPLVKWAVEVTRLEDLPRIVRRAAKIATTPPTGPVFISLPGDILNAEAGIDLGRSTRIDARTKPSDEALRAFAARLLKAERPVVVTMDEVVKSDALKEAAELAELLGAAAYQSSTPYGAHFLSESPSFVGTLARVQKVARDTLAPHDLLIALGGDPLRMSVYSEVDALPDGLGIVQIGLADWEIAKNYGVEIALKADVKETLRALIPVLKEMGGAALASRAKQRLAELAPKNWTARRAALVEQIGKTRDRNPIDPDFLVLQMVEAMPDHGILVDEGLTSGRQITNLRPHRDRYGYHGLASGGIGWGLPASVGVSLANPERPVVCFSGDGSAMYSIQSLWTAAHHKLPLTVVIANNGGYRIIKQRLLAFHGDDNYVGMDFVDPPVDFAGIAKSLGCEAIKVTDPAELKSVFASAFNRPGTKLIEVMVDGKV, from the coding sequence ATGAAGAACCGCATCACCGGCCGCTCGGCGTTTCTGGCGCTGCTCAAGGACGAGGGCATTACGCATCTGTTCGGCAATCCCGGCACCACCGAATTGCCGATCATGCATGCGCTGAAGGACCATCCCGATCTCACCTATGTGATGGCGATGCAGGAAAGCCTCGTCGTCGCGATCGCCGACGGTTTTAGCCGCGCCTCCGGAAAACTTGTCGCCTGCAACGTCCATGTCGCGCCCGGCCTCGGCAATGCGATGGGCTCGCTCTACAACGCGCAGTTCACGGGCACGCCGATGATCCTGACCGCGGGCCAGCAGGAGCAGGGTCACGGGCTGATGGAGCCGGTACTCGCGGGTCCGCTGGTGCGCATGGCCGAGCCGCTGGTGAAATGGGCGGTGGAAGTCACGCGACTGGAGGACCTGCCGCGCATCGTGCGCCGCGCGGCAAAAATCGCGACCACGCCGCCGACCGGCCCGGTGTTCATCTCGCTGCCGGGCGATATCCTCAATGCCGAAGCCGGCATCGATCTCGGCCGCTCCACCCGGATCGATGCGCGGACGAAACCATCCGACGAGGCACTGAGGGCATTTGCTGCACGTTTGCTCAAGGCCGAGCGTCCCGTCGTCGTCACCATGGACGAGGTCGTCAAGAGCGACGCGCTGAAGGAGGCGGCCGAGCTTGCGGAACTGCTCGGGGCCGCCGCCTATCAGTCGTCGACGCCCTATGGTGCGCACTTCCTCTCCGAGAGCCCGAGCTTCGTCGGCACGCTCGCCCGCGTGCAAAAAGTCGCGCGCGACACGCTCGCGCCGCATGACCTTCTGATCGCGCTCGGCGGCGATCCCCTGCGCATGTCGGTCTACAGCGAGGTCGATGCGTTGCCGGACGGACTCGGGATCGTGCAAATCGGCCTCGCCGACTGGGAGATCGCCAAGAACTATGGCGTCGAGATTGCGCTCAAGGCCGATGTGAAGGAAACGCTGCGCGCGCTGATTCCGGTGCTGAAGGAGATGGGCGGCGCGGCGCTCGCGAGCCGCGCGAAACAGCGGCTCGCCGAACTCGCGCCGAAGAACTGGACCGCGCGCCGCGCGGCTCTCGTCGAGCAGATCGGAAAGACCAGGGACCGCAACCCCATCGATCCGGACTTCCTGGTGCTGCAAATGGTCGAGGCGATGCCCGACCACGGGATCCTCGTCGACGAAGGCCTTACCTCGGGACGGCAGATCACGAACCTGCGCCCGCATCGCGACCGCTACGGCTATCACGGGCTGGCTTCGGGTGGCATCGGCTGGGGCCTGCCGGCGTCGGTCGGCGTCAGCCTCGCGAACCCCGAACGCCCCGTCGTGTGCTTCTCCGGCGACGGCAGCGCGATGTATTCGATCCAGTCGCTGTGGACCGCCGCGCACCACAAGCTGCCGCTCACGGTCGTCATCGCCAACAATGGCGGCTACCGCATCATCAAGCAGCGCCTGCTCGCCTTCCACGGCGATGACAATTATGTCGGCATGGATTTTGTCGATCCGCCCGTGGACTTCGCAGGCATTGCAAAATCGCTGGGCTGCGAGGCGATCAAGGTGACGGATCCGGCGGAGTTGAAGTCGGTGTTTGCGTCGGCATTCAATCGGCCGGGTACAAAACTGATTGAGGTGATGGTGGACGGGAAGGTGTAA
- a CDS encoding outer membrane protein yields the protein MLRVASIVLAAVGFASLQPALAADIAGRAPLYKAPPASVAYDWSGFYAGVNLGYGWGDSAIDLAPHNPAFTAGVLDIALANGVVPASLATNPRGVLGGLQAGYNVQSGAFVWGVEADIAAAAIKGSSTVSGTAPFFSTFTTTQEQKVDWLGTVRGRIGATVTPDWLLYVTGGLAYGHVKATTSIVDLTGVSGVPCLNIICGAGSADSWRAGWTVGGGGEYRFASNWSVKLEYLYYDLDSVKYTFFNPLFPFTPGPDRGFDASANFRGHIARVGLNYKFDSGPVVARY from the coding sequence ATGCTTCGCGTCGCTTCGATCGTCCTTGCGGCTGTTGGATTCGCCTCGCTGCAGCCGGCGCTTGCAGCCGACATTGCCGGACGCGCGCCGCTCTACAAGGCTCCGCCCGCGTCCGTGGCCTACGATTGGTCGGGCTTCTATGCCGGCGTCAACCTCGGTTACGGCTGGGGCGACAGCGCGATCGATCTTGCGCCGCATAATCCGGCCTTCACCGCGGGTGTCCTCGACATCGCGCTCGCCAACGGGGTCGTGCCGGCGTCGCTTGCCACCAACCCGCGCGGCGTATTGGGTGGCTTGCAAGCCGGCTACAATGTGCAGAGCGGCGCCTTCGTCTGGGGCGTTGAGGCCGACATCGCCGCGGCCGCCATCAAGGGCAGTTCCACGGTCTCCGGCACGGCGCCGTTTTTCTCGACCTTCACCACGACGCAGGAGCAGAAGGTCGACTGGCTCGGCACCGTGCGCGGCCGCATCGGCGCGACCGTCACGCCCGACTGGTTGCTCTATGTCACCGGCGGCCTCGCCTATGGCCACGTCAAGGCGACGACGTCGATCGTTGATCTCACCGGTGTGAGCGGCGTTCCCTGCCTGAACATCATCTGCGGTGCGGGCTCGGCGGACAGCTGGCGCGCGGGCTGGACGGTGGGCGGCGGCGGCGAGTATCGCTTCGCCTCGAACTGGAGCGTGAAGCTCGAATATCTTTATTATGACCTCGACAGCGTGAAATATACCTTCTTCAATCCGCTGTTCCCGTTCACCCCGGGACCGGATCGCGGCTTTGACGCGTCAGCGAATTTCAGGGGGCACATCGCGCGGGTCGGTCTGAACTACAAGTTCGACTCCGGACCGGTCGTCGCCAGATACTGA
- a CDS encoding GFA family protein, with amino-acid sequence MAKAAVAAGTATGQCLCGKVTFEIDVPARWAWHDHSASSRRAHGAAYATYVGSWKKRFRITSGKTALARYEDKATKTTRSFCTHCGTPIMYERPRSQHMVNIPRALFKERTGRQPLYHIAIEELQEWAYTGEPLVPLKGFPGVVWQRSKKRRRASGEDPFELGHDEM; translated from the coding sequence ATGGCCAAAGCCGCCGTCGCCGCAGGAACCGCCACCGGCCAGTGCCTGTGCGGCAAGGTGACCTTCGAGATCGATGTTCCCGCGCGCTGGGCCTGGCATGATCATTCGGCAAGCTCCCGCCGCGCCCATGGCGCGGCCTACGCCACCTATGTCGGAAGCTGGAAGAAGCGGTTTCGCATCACCTCTGGCAAGACCGCGCTGGCGCGTTACGAAGACAAGGCCACGAAGACTACGCGCAGCTTCTGCACGCATTGCGGCACGCCGATCATGTACGAGCGCCCGCGCTCTCAGCACATGGTCAACATCCCTCGCGCGCTCTTCAAGGAACGCACCGGCCGGCAGCCGCTCTATCACATCGCCATCGAAGAGCTTCAGGAATGGGCCTACACCGGCGAGCCGCTGGTGCCGCTCAAAGGCTTTCCCGGCGTGGTCTGGCAGCGCTCGAAAAAGAGGAGGCGCGCTAGCGGCGAGGACCCGTTCGAGCTCGGCCACGACGAGATGTGA
- a CDS encoding SDR family NAD(P)-dependent oxidoreductase codes for MPHPAMTEDNVAVITGGAAGIGLAAALKFASHGMKVCIADVDQGRLTEAETKLSSIVGRANVMASVVDVVRPETIAELEAAVRARFGGTDILMNNAGIQPGSTLFGAPDNWQRIIGVNMWGIINGARIFAPNMIARGKAGLIINTGSKQGITTPPGDPAYNVSKAGVKAFTEALQHELRNTKDCKITAHLLIPGFVFTGLTAKGRTEKPAGAWTPEQTVDFMMERLDAGDFYILCPDNDVPRALDEKRMLWAAGDIVENRPPLSRWHPDYADAFATFVKGD; via the coding sequence ATGCCGCATCCCGCCATGACAGAAGACAACGTTGCCGTGATCACCGGGGGCGCCGCCGGCATCGGGCTTGCCGCCGCGCTGAAATTCGCTAGCCACGGCATGAAGGTCTGCATCGCAGATGTCGACCAGGGCCGGCTGACGGAAGCCGAAACAAAACTGTCATCGATCGTGGGTCGCGCGAATGTGATGGCATCCGTGGTCGATGTTGTCCGGCCTGAGACCATCGCGGAGTTGGAGGCCGCCGTGCGCGCGCGGTTCGGCGGCACCGACATCCTGATGAACAATGCCGGCATCCAGCCCGGCAGCACGCTGTTCGGCGCGCCGGACAATTGGCAACGCATCATCGGCGTCAACATGTGGGGCATCATCAACGGCGCGCGCATCTTCGCGCCCAACATGATCGCGCGCGGCAAAGCCGGCCTCATCATCAACACCGGTTCCAAGCAGGGCATCACCACGCCACCGGGCGATCCCGCCTACAACGTGTCGAAGGCCGGCGTGAAGGCATTCACCGAGGCGCTCCAGCATGAGCTGCGCAACACCAAAGACTGCAAGATCACTGCTCACCTGTTGATCCCCGGCTTCGTCTTCACCGGTCTGACCGCAAAGGGCCGCACCGAAAAGCCGGCCGGGGCCTGGACGCCGGAGCAAACGGTGGATTTCATGATGGAGCGGCTGGACGCCGGCGACTTCTACATCCTTTGCCCGGACAATGACGTGCCGCGCGCGCTCGACGAGAAGCGCATGCTCTGGGCGGCCGGCGACATCGTCGAGAACCGCCCGCCACTGTCGCGCTGGCATCCGGATTATGCGGACGCGTTCGCGACATTCGTGAAGGGCGACTAG
- a CDS encoding aldehyde dehydrogenase family protein, whose translation MAVTQAIPITRHPFANGSYKQMLIDGKWVDAASGKRFETHNPATGELLATVAEGDKEDIDRAVAAARRAFEGPWSKVKPFERQNLLLKLADLVEKNFDELSQLDTLDMGAPVSRTRAYHLRAVGMLRYYAGQTTAIHGETIENSLPGDIFSYTLKEPVGVVGAIIPWNGPLTATIWKIGPAIATGCTVVLKPAEEAPLTSLRIAELAMEAGVPPGVINVVPGYGETAGAALSSHPDVDKVAFTGSHVTGQSIIRASAGNLKRVSLELGGKSPDIVFADADLDAAVPGAAMAVFANSGQICSAGTRLFVEQSIYEEFVGRVAEFGKKLQVGNGLDPNTQIGPLVSAQQLERVTGYLDIGQKEGAKALAGGGRVTEGALSKGFFVQPTVFANVQDNMRIAQEEIFGPVISAIAFKDMDELIKRANATTFGLGSGLWTRDVSKAHKVAKSLRAGSVWVNCYQAMDPAVPFGGYKMSGYGRESGKQHVEEYLNVKAVWIKTA comes from the coding sequence ATGGCTGTGACGCAGGCTATTCCGATCACGCGCCATCCGTTCGCCAACGGGTCCTACAAGCAGATGCTGATCGACGGAAAATGGGTCGATGCCGCATCCGGCAAGCGCTTTGAGACCCACAATCCCGCGACCGGTGAATTGCTCGCAACCGTTGCCGAGGGCGACAAGGAAGACATCGACCGTGCGGTCGCCGCCGCTCGCCGCGCCTTCGAGGGGCCCTGGAGCAAGGTCAAGCCGTTCGAGCGGCAGAACCTGCTCTTGAAACTCGCCGATCTCGTCGAGAAGAATTTTGACGAATTGTCGCAGCTCGACACGCTCGACATGGGCGCGCCCGTCAGCCGCACGCGCGCCTATCATCTGCGCGCCGTCGGCATGCTGCGCTACTACGCCGGCCAGACCACCGCGATCCATGGCGAGACCATCGAGAACTCGCTGCCCGGCGACATCTTCTCCTACACGCTGAAGGAGCCGGTCGGTGTCGTCGGCGCCATCATTCCCTGGAACGGACCGCTCACCGCGACGATCTGGAAGATCGGACCCGCGATTGCGACCGGCTGCACCGTGGTGTTGAAGCCTGCCGAAGAAGCGCCGCTCACCTCGCTGCGCATCGCCGAGCTCGCGATGGAAGCGGGCGTGCCGCCCGGCGTCATCAACGTCGTGCCGGGTTATGGCGAGACCGCAGGTGCGGCACTGTCCTCGCATCCCGACGTCGACAAGGTCGCCTTTACCGGTTCGCATGTCACGGGCCAGTCGATCATTCGTGCGTCGGCCGGCAATTTGAAGCGCGTCTCGCTCGAGCTCGGCGGCAAGTCGCCGGACATCGTGTTCGCCGATGCCGATCTCGACGCCGCCGTTCCGGGCGCGGCGATGGCGGTGTTCGCCAACTCCGGCCAGATCTGCAGCGCCGGCACGCGGCTGTTCGTGGAGCAGTCGATCTACGAAGAGTTCGTCGGCCGTGTCGCCGAGTTCGGCAAGAAGCTGCAGGTCGGCAACGGCCTCGATCCCAATACGCAGATCGGTCCGCTGGTGTCCGCGCAGCAGCTCGAGCGCGTCACCGGCTATCTCGACATCGGCCAGAAGGAGGGCGCCAAGGCGCTCGCCGGCGGCGGCCGTGTCACCGAAGGTGCGCTGTCAAAAGGCTTCTTCGTGCAGCCGACGGTGTTCGCCAACGTCCAGGATAATATGCGCATTGCGCAGGAGGAGATCTTTGGTCCCGTCATCTCCGCGATCGCATTCAAGGACATGGACGAACTGATCAAGCGCGCCAATGCCACGACGTTCGGCCTCGGCTCCGGCCTCTGGACGCGCGACGTCAGCAAGGCGCACAAGGTCGCAAAGTCGCTGCGCGCAGGCTCGGTCTGGGTCAATTGCTACCAGGCGATGGACCCCGCCGTTCCCTTCGGCGGCTACAAGATGAGCGGCTACGGTCGCGAATCCGGCAAGCAGCATGTCGAGGAATATCTCAACGTGAAGGCGGTCTGGATCAAGACGGCCTGA
- a CDS encoding alkene reductase, which produces MKFPALFKPLQVGPYRLAHRVAMAPLTRMRAERESFAPRVLNAEYYGQRATKGGLLIAEASPVVSTGRGNPATPGIYSDAQVTGWRKVVDAVHAKGGIIFLQLWHVGRVSHSSFHGGALPVAPSAIPIRAEGMRAMTADGKVSDYETPRALETTEVKDVVEAFRQAAKNALAAGFDGVEIHGANGYLLEQFLQSHSNQRTDEYGGGIENRARLLLEVTQGAIDVWGANRVAVRLSPYGIANGSGEPDPMPLYTHVVKALDRLGLAYLHFIEPRSSGSGRAEVNWQNVPSAMVLFRPLYSGVLMTAGGFTGETANAAIADGHADLIAFGRIFISNPDLPRRLQHDYPITPYNRATFYGGEEKGYTDYPVYDELTPA; this is translated from the coding sequence ATGAAGTTTCCGGCGTTGTTCAAACCGTTGCAGGTCGGTCCATACAGACTGGCGCATCGCGTCGCGATGGCGCCGTTGACGCGGATGCGGGCCGAGCGCGAGAGCTTTGCGCCGCGCGTTCTCAACGCCGAATATTACGGCCAGCGCGCCACCAAGGGCGGGCTGCTCATCGCCGAAGCCTCGCCGGTCGTCTCGACCGGCCGCGGCAACCCCGCGACGCCCGGTATCTATTCGGATGCGCAAGTGACGGGCTGGCGCAAGGTGGTCGATGCCGTTCACGCCAAGGGCGGCATCATCTTCCTTCAGCTCTGGCATGTCGGCCGCGTCTCGCATTCCTCGTTCCACGGCGGCGCGCTGCCGGTGGCTCCCTCGGCGATTCCGATCAGGGCTGAAGGCATGAGGGCGATGACCGCCGACGGCAAGGTCAGCGACTACGAGACGCCGCGCGCGCTCGAGACCACGGAGGTCAAGGACGTCGTCGAGGCGTTCCGGCAGGCCGCGAAGAACGCACTCGCCGCTGGTTTTGACGGCGTCGAGATCCACGGCGCCAATGGCTATCTGCTCGAGCAGTTCCTGCAATCGCACAGCAACCAGCGCACCGACGAATATGGCGGCGGAATCGAGAACCGCGCGCGGCTGCTGCTTGAGGTGACGCAAGGAGCGATCGACGTCTGGGGCGCGAACCGCGTCGCCGTGCGGCTGTCGCCCTACGGCATCGCCAATGGATCCGGCGAGCCTGATCCGATGCCGCTCTACACCCATGTCGTCAAGGCGCTCGACAGACTCGGCCTGGCCTATCTGCACTTCATCGAGCCGCGCTCGAGCGGTTCGGGGCGCGCCGAGGTCAACTGGCAGAACGTGCCGTCGGCCATGGTACTGTTCCGTCCGCTCTATAGCGGCGTGCTGATGACCGCCGGCGGCTTCACCGGCGAGACCGCGAATGCCGCGATCGCCGACGGCCATGCCGACCTCATCGCCTTCGGCCGCATCTTCATCTCCAATCCGGACCTGCCGCGCCGCCTGCAGCACGACTATCCGATCACGCCGTACAACCGCGCGACGTTCTACGGCGGCGAGGAGAAGGGGTATACGGACTATCCTGTCTATGACGAGCTGACGCCGGCTTGA